The DNA sequence TTATTTTACTTCAACTTCCAACTGCCTGGagtatgatttaaaaaaaaatacaagaagttaacatCTCCTGAATTTGATTGCAACATCAACATAAAGTAGTTATTGTGGCATTGAGTGTTTTTATTATGTTGCACCTAGATAGTTCCATTTTGCTTTCCTCTACTTTAACTGGGATCTAACAGATCCCATTtacttttcagcaaaattttcaaagGAAAGAAGATGGAGAGGGGCGAAGGGTTTGAAATACTAGAGGCTAATTGTGGCCCCCTCAATGCCGAAGGCTACACAGAGTATGAAGTGGCACAGGTTGGGGAAAGAAAATATCTGCATGTTTCTAAGGGGTTTTGTAGATGACTGGAATGGTTAAAGTGGAAATGGTTAAGACTTTTAAATGAACCATCTCTACATTTAAAAAATAGATCTAGTCTGTTCTGATGTTAGATGAGAAATGTTGCTCTTAGCTTTGGTTCCTTTGTGACTCTGCAAGTACAAGTTCTCCGTCTGCTTTGTAATCAAAAACATCCTGTTAAGATTGGTCTACTTGGTATACAACTCAAGTTGCAAATGCAAGTCTGCGCCAGACTTTTTGCATGAGCTTATATAACTGTtcggggtggaggggggaagacATGTACAAACAGTCCTTCTGATTGCATTTTGCCTGGTATGTTGTCACTGTGCTAAAATTCAAACTAACTTGACACAGAGTGAGCCAGGCAAATAGTAACTTTTTCTGGGAATTGAGTTATAATATCCCAAATTAAGTGGCACTTTTTAGTTTTTTAACTGTATTAAAACTGATGTGTTTTCTTAGTTGTTCTGTCATTGACACTTGTTATTACTTTATCATTTAGATCCAGCCATGGAGTGAGTCCTACTTTTGGCTAGAGTTATATTCATAAGGGCCCTTGGTATAGAGTTAAGATGAGTAAGGTGCAAAGGTATGGGCCTTTCCATAAAGGAGTAGCATCCTCCAACTCCTACATAGTTAGAGTTATATTCATGAGGGCCCTTGGTATAGAGTTCAGATGAGTAAGGTGCAGAGGTGTGGGCCTTTCCATAAAAGAGTAGCATCCTAACTcctgagcctgttgggggagggcaggatataaatctgataaataaataaatagtttttcatTGGAAATGACAACAATAAGATCTTGCTTTTCCTTTCCTAGGCTTGTTTCAAGTTCGCCATAAAGAGTATGGCTAAGTGTTCTGAAGGAAAGAGAACTAGGAATAGTTCTAGGCTAGATATCCCAATTGTATTCCATTGGAAGTGATCCTCCTGGAGAGACGGAAAGAGCATTTTGTTCTTTTGACCTTAGAATATATGTAAACAAACCCATAATAAGACACACCCTCTTGAATCAGTTCTACAGGTATAGCTAATGTTGTTTGCTTATGTTGCTGTAATTGCTGCTGGAGTCAAGGTCTATGGAAATTTGCATAATGAAGCATTTCTGGAAATCttaatttatatttattcattcatcTGTTAAGCTGTACATCTTACATTACTGTATGTGTGTCTTTCCTAGTGTGGCATATGGGAGTCATGTGACTCATTTGAGGGTAATACCagatttgcttccttctctgtaaATCCTTTCTAAAAATCCTTTTTCTCTCTCACATGTATGAGAGAGTCTGTAAACTGACCTTTCTCTCATTATCTGTTTATGGTAATAATGGTAGTTTTATGACAATAATGGTAAATTTAAATCTTTCTTACTCTGCTggacaatgtggcaaatgtaGGCTCAGCAGAACAAAAAGTCCCTTcctctcttttaaaaatatgttacGATGTGCATTTTACCACAAAGTTAACCAGTAAAGCCATTTTCTTGACATTGTTTTGATTCCAGGGCTGGTAAATCTTCTGTTGTGTTCATACTTGGCTCCGATGAAGTTTTAGGGTGGCTCCCCATACTTTCTATGGCTTGGTTAACCTACTTTCGTGTTTACTTGCTCagttgtaatatatatatatatgtattgtttTTAACAGCTGCCTCATGGGATAGGATGGATTTAATCTTTTTTTCTTATGAGAATTGTCCCTTGGGTCTAAACAATTTTGATGTAATTTTTATTGTATGTAACAtaggaaaagccatgttggatcaggttaaagtcgcccatccagtccaacactctgtgtcacacagtggccaaaaaacccaagtgccatcaggagatccatcagtggggccgggacacttgaagccctcccactgtgccccccccccaaacaccaagaatacagagcatcactaccccagagagttccaatgataagctgtggctaatagccactgatggacctttgctccatatgtttatccaatcccctcttgaagctgtcaatgcCTGTAGttgccaccatttcctgtggcagtgaattccatgtgttaatcacactttgggtgaagaagtacttccttttgtcagttctaacccaactgctcagcaatttcattgaatgtccatgagttcttgtactgtaagaaagggagaaaagtattctttctctaccttctctgtccgatgcataatcttgtaaacctcaatcatgtcacccctcagttgacatttttcCAAGTTAAAgttccccaagcgttttaacctttaaccttcacagggaaagtgttccaaccctttaatcattctagttgcccttttctgcactttttccagtgctataacatcttttttgaggtgaggtgatcaaaattgtattccaaatgaggctgcaccatcaatttatacaggggcattatgatactggctgatttgttttcagttcccttcctaataatttccagcatggcgttggcctttttttattgcagtcgcacactgtcttgacattttcagtgagttatctaccatgaccccgagatctttctcttggtcaatctccaccagttcacaccccatcaacttgtatttatagttagtatttttggccccaatatgcattactttgcacttggccactctgaacctcatttgccatgttgatgcccgcttgcccagcctcgacagatccctttggagtgcctcacaacaaTATTTAGTGTCATTCGCAGACTTagccactgcttactcccaactccaaattattaataaagttaaaaagcatcggacgcagtactgagccctgcagtaccccactgcttaccactctccactcggaaaattgcccatttatactcactctctatttcctattaattagccagttttttatccacaagaagacttgtccttttaccccatgactctctagcttactaaagagcctttgataaggaactttatcaaaagctttctggaagtcaaggtaaacaacatctgttgggtcccctttgtccacatgtttgttcaccccctcaaagaactctaacaggttagtgagacaagatcttcccttacagaacccatgctgagtcttaaTAACTTTTGTTCgtcagtgtgcctactaattctctctttgataatggtttacacaaactttcctggtattgaagtcagactgactggcctgtaatttcccagatctcctctggaaccctttttaaaaatgggggtgacatttgctaccttccagtccttaggaatggaggcagatttcaacctgttagagttctttgagggggtgaacaaacatgtttttggcatatttttgtcaggagatccagaatttcactttgagttctttcagaactctcagatgtatgccatccgggcctggtgacttattcgttcttagtttttaatttgtctatcagtcataggacctcatCTCTCGTTACCTCAATCAGATTCAGGTCTTTTAACACTcctcccaaaattagcagttttggagtgggcaaacacttccactgtgaagacggaggcaaaaaatgcattcagcttctcagccatttccctatcctccttcagtaatccttttaccccttagtCATTGAAGGATCCCACTGCCTccatggctggtttcctgcttctaatgtatttaaagaaatgtgtatttgttggtctttaaagtttttgtaatatgctcctcatagtccctttttgcctgcctgatcacagtcttgcatatgatttgccacagcctgtgttcccttttattaacctcacttgaactagctttccatcgcttaaaggaatccttcctaccttttacagcttccattactttgttctaaccatgcaggcttttttaaatatctatttgtgcctttcctgacttgtatatattttatctgcgcttttgggattgtagttttaaatagcctccaagcttccccaagggttttgaccctatttatctttcctttcagtttcctcttcccaGTTCTTCCCGGTTGGAGAACTTCACATTTCAGCACATCAAATCAATGCCCTAGTTGAAACTTTGGGTGGGAAGGATTATAAATTGAATTCTCAATCTGATTGATTGTCATAGCCTAGTGGTGGGAGACTAGATCAGAAATATAATTCCCTCATGGCAACACTGATTTAAAGATTTcctctatttttggtttatatttgttCCAGAATTGCAGCTATATCACAATGTGTTGCTTAAGTAAATGTTTCTCCTTAAttctttttaacagtttttgttggtaaaaacTATAAAAACTTTCTAGTCAACCAAACTGATCTGATTTTATATCTTGTGAATTAGTTGTGTAACTGAATATTGAAATGCACATAGTGCTGATGCTAGTAGCTGGTGTGAATCTGTAACCTAACATGCTCTTTGTTTGTTTTCATAGATTCAGATTCAATGGCTATTGCAACACTTGACACCCGTGTTTCCAATTATCATGGGCTTTCTGGAATTCAGTCTGCGAAGCATTCTCAAAGAGTAATGATTTACTTGTAAGCGTCAATCATCTCTATCAGTTGCAATAATGGCCAGCAAAAGAAAATCCACAACACCCTGTATGATACCGACAAAAACAGTGGCACTGCAGGAGTCTCAGCCAGCTGCTGTTGGAGCTGATCGTGAAGGATTTCAGCTGTCTGTTACTCTTGCTGCTGCTTCACCAGTTACTGAAACTATTAGCAGTAATCCCAACACTGGAACATTGTCCAATGGACATAGAGGTATTTTGGATGGTGATACTTACAGATGTAGGTATTGTGATTTTGGCTGTCAAGATGTTAGTCAGTTTCTTGGGCACTTGGATTCTGAGCACATAGACTTTAGCAAAGACCcctcctttgtgtgtgtgcagtGCAGTCTCCTAGTGAAGAGCCACAAAGAGCTTTCTTGTCACAATGCAGAGAGCCATGCTGGGGAAGCCAACTTAATCTGCAATGTTGCAAAACAAGGCAATCACGTGATTGTGGAGCAAACCATTGGGGATGCCACTTCCACTAGCCAAGTCTTTTCAGGGGATCTTCCAGAAGAAGGCCAAGACAGTCAAGCTGAAATTATCATTACCAAAACGCCCATTATGAAAATAATGAAAACAAAACCTGAAGTGAAAAAAATTCACACGCTGAAAGAAAACGTGTCTAGTCAACCAGTCAACGATCCAGAGAAAAAAGGAAGTGAACAGCCATTCACCAATGGACCTGCACCAGCAAGTCAGTCAAATACAGCGAATCACTCAAATACAGCAAGTCAGTCAAATACAGCGGGTCAGTCAAATACAGTCAAACCAACACCTGTTGTCAATGGCTCGATAGTAGGAAGTTTGCCTGTTTTGCAAGCAGGCATTACCCAACTTGTGCAACTGCAGCAGCAACCACAGGTTCAGCAGCAACTACCCACATCAAAATCCCTTCCCAAAGTAATGATTCCTTTGAGCAGTATTCCAACATACAATGCTGCAATGGACTCCAACAGCTTTCTGAAAAACTCTTTCCATAAGTTCCCTTACCCTACCAAAGCTGAGCTTTGCTACTTGACAGTGGTGACCAAGTACCCAGAAGAGCAGCTGAAAATCTGGTTCACAGCCCAGAGATTGAAACAGGGTATCAGTTGGTCACCTGAGGAGATTGAAGATGCGCGGAAGAAAATGTTCAACACTGTTATTCAGTCCGTACCCCAACCCACCATTACAGTGTTGAATACACCTCTGGTTGCAAGCCCTAACAGTGTTCAGCATCTCATTCAGGCCAGTTTGCCTGGCCACACCGTCAGCAAACCTGAAGGAGCTGGTGGTGTGCTGGTTACCCAGCCCATAATAACTAATGGACTTCAGAGTACAACTTCATCTCTCACAATAGCAGTAACCTCAGTTCCAAAGACCCAGATAGCCAAGCAACCTCCTGCGGTGTCAGTTTCTAGTCCTGCATCAGCTGTGAAAGCTGTCAGTGCCTCTCAGACACAGCCCACGGTTTGCCCAAGCATATCTTCACAGGAATTCCTAGACCCTAACATATACAAAAATAAGAAGTCTTTTGAACAGCTGTCTGCACTAAAGACTAGTTTCTGTAAGAATCAGTTCCCTGGCCATGCTGAAGTTGAGCGACTGACAAAAATCACAGGCCTTAGTACAAAGGATGTTCGAAAATGGTTTAGTGATAGGCGGTACCATTGCAGAAATATAAAAGGCAGCAGAGCTGTATATGCTGGAGATGATACAATAATCATAGACTCAGTGCCTGAAATTACCTTCACCTCATCTCCCAAAACAGCCTCAGAATTAccatctgcagcagcagcagtgcctGTAACTCATACCCCAACCCGTCGGCAGTCCTGGCATCAGGCCCCTGATTTCTCTATTACAAAATACAAGGAGAGGGCTCCTGAACAACTGAAagccctggaaggcagctttgcaCAGGATCCTTTTCCTTCAGAGGAGGAGGTAGACCGTTTGAGGAGTGAAACGAAAATGACAAGGAGAGAGATTGACAGCTGGTTTTCAGAGCAGAGGAAAAGACAACCAGTcaaagaaacagcccagcaggtaGAGAACGAGGCTGAAGAGGACTCAGCGGAAGAAGAAGACTCCTCGGATGATTTGAGAGCTTCAAATGAAAATGGTTCATTGGATGCAGCCAGTAGTGCCCAGGCATCAGGTGAGCGCAAAGTGACTCCTATAAAAATCAATCTGAAGAATCTCAAAGTGACTGAGTCAAACGGCAAAAGTGAATTGTTGGCCTCAAGTGTAGACAATCAAAGAGAGAGTTCTCCTAGCAAGCCTGCTGCACCCCAGAAACCTAAACAAAGCCTTAAAAAAACAGCGCAACAAAGGCATTTGCTTAAACAACTCTTCGTGCAGACCCAACGGCCTACAAATGAACAATATGACAAATTGTGCTCTGAGTCAGGTCTTCCCAGAGGTGAAGTAATTCGTTGGTTTGGAGATAGCCGCTAtggtttaaaaaatggaaatctgAGATGGTATGAGAACTACAAGCAAGGCATCTTTCCTAAAGGCTTAGGCGACCCTAGTGATGCCAAAGTGGAGATCCTCCAGGACTATTTTCAAAAGAACAAGATGCTCTATGAAGACAGTCTCCCAGGTTTGTGTGAGAGAACTCAGATGACTGCCGCACAGGTTAGGCTGTGGTTTGCTGAAAGGCTGGATGAAGAAAACAAGCCAATTTCAGATACTGGCAGTGAGGATCAGTGCTCAAGCGTTGGTGAGCCAACCACCAGTCACAAAGGAGCATCTGATGCCTTCTCTGAGGCTTCTGAGAACAGTGAATCCTGGGAGCCTGGAGGTCAGGAAGGCAGTTCAGAACTTGCAGATGGTCCTCTGCCCACAGGACATCTTGGTAAGAAACTTGTTAACTTCCTGACTGTTTCTGCTTGTGGGACAACTGTCTTTTAGCAGGCCACATTCTACCACCAAAAAGTGAAtttaacaacagcagcagcaaaaaataaaataaaaattcccTGGGGGAAAAATCAGTAACTGTAAGTTCTTTAGaaattaattttgtttgtgtGGGGTGGGAGATGTCATTATATCCTCCTTCCCGTCATAAAATTTTTTTGCTTTCTTGGTTGCATGAAAGCAACACAGATGCAACTGTAGTCAAACTGCTTGGCTTTCTGTGGAGAAGTGGCTTAGTATATAACATGCTGTTATAATAGAAAAAGGGTTCATGTTGTT is a window from the Heteronotia binoei isolate CCM8104 ecotype False Entrance Well chromosome 2, APGP_CSIRO_Hbin_v1, whole genome shotgun sequence genome containing:
- the ZHX3 gene encoding zinc fingers and homeoboxes protein 3, whose protein sequence is MASKRKSTTPCMIPTKTVALQESQPAAVGADREGFQLSVTLAAASPVTETISSNPNTGTLSNGHRGILDGDTYRCRYCDFGCQDVSQFLGHLDSEHIDFSKDPSFVCVQCSLLVKSHKELSCHNAESHAGEANLICNVAKQGNHVIVEQTIGDATSTSQVFSGDLPEEGQDSQAEIIITKTPIMKIMKTKPEVKKIHTLKENVSSQPVNDPEKKGSEQPFTNGPAPASQSNTANHSNTASQSNTAGQSNTVKPTPVVNGSIVGSLPVLQAGITQLVQLQQQPQVQQQLPTSKSLPKVMIPLSSIPTYNAAMDSNSFLKNSFHKFPYPTKAELCYLTVVTKYPEEQLKIWFTAQRLKQGISWSPEEIEDARKKMFNTVIQSVPQPTITVLNTPLVASPNSVQHLIQASLPGHTVSKPEGAGGVLVTQPIITNGLQSTTSSLTIAVTSVPKTQIAKQPPAVSVSSPASAVKAVSASQTQPTVCPSISSQEFLDPNIYKNKKSFEQLSALKTSFCKNQFPGHAEVERLTKITGLSTKDVRKWFSDRRYHCRNIKGSRAVYAGDDTIIIDSVPEITFTSSPKTASELPSAAAAVPVTHTPTRRQSWHQAPDFSITKYKERAPEQLKALEGSFAQDPFPSEEEVDRLRSETKMTRREIDSWFSEQRKRQPVKETAQQVENEAEEDSAEEEDSSDDLRASNENGSLDAASSAQASGERKVTPIKINLKNLKVTESNGKSELLASSVDNQRESSPSKPAAPQKPKQSLKKTAQQRHLLKQLFVQTQRPTNEQYDKLCSESGLPRGEVIRWFGDSRYGLKNGNLRWYENYKQGIFPKGLGDPSDAKVEILQDYFQKNKMLYEDSLPGLCERTQMTAAQVRLWFAERLDEENKPISDTGSEDQCSSVGEPTTSHKGASDAFSEASENSESWEPGGQEGSSELADGPLPTGHLETDRTNAASP